A region of Thermococcus piezophilus DNA encodes the following proteins:
- a CDS encoding indolepyruvate oxidoreductase subunit beta: protein MREYNIVITGVGGQGILTAANLLGWAALHAGYKVRVGEVHGMSQRFGSVIAYVRFGEDVYGAMVPEGKADVILSFEPVEALRYINYLKKGGLVFTNARPIPPVQVSMGLAKYPSLEEIKKVVEEDFEAKFMAFDAEELAMKAGNVITTNVVLIGALTQTPGFPLDAEHVKEVIRVSVPPKAVEVNMKAFDLGVQAAKEMLGL, encoded by the coding sequence ATGAGGGAGTACAACATCGTTATCACCGGAGTTGGCGGCCAGGGAATCCTTACGGCCGCAAACCTTCTCGGCTGGGCCGCCCTCCACGCCGGCTACAAAGTGAGAGTTGGTGAGGTTCACGGCATGAGCCAGCGCTTCGGTAGCGTTATCGCTTACGTCCGCTTCGGCGAGGACGTTTATGGCGCAATGGTTCCTGAAGGGAAGGCCGATGTTATCCTAAGCTTCGAGCCAGTTGAGGCTCTCCGCTACATCAACTACCTCAAGAAGGGTGGCCTGGTCTTCACCAACGCGAGGCCGATTCCGCCGGTTCAGGTCTCCATGGGACTCGCCAAGTATCCGAGTCTCGAGGAGATAAAGAAGGTCGTCGAGGAGGATTTTGAGGCCAAGTTCATGGCTTTCGACGCCGAAGAGCTCGCCATGAAGGCCGGCAACGTCATCACTACGAACGTCGTCCTCATCGGCGCACTGACCCAGACACCGGGCTTTCCGCTCGACGCCGAGCACGTCAAGGAAGTCATTCGCGTAAGCGTCCCGCCGAAAGCCGTTGAGGTCAACATGAAGGCCTTCGACCTTGGAGTCCAGGCGGCAAAAGAGATGCTTGGGCTCTAA
- the iorA gene encoding indolepyruvate ferredoxin oxidoreductase subunit alpha — MAKVTDIVLWDKPGEKVILLGNQAIARGALEANIAVFAAYPGTPSSELTDTMAMVAKKAGVYMEYSTNEKVAFETALSAAWAGLRAMTAMKHVGLNVAADTFMSAVGMGVEGGFVIMVADDPSMWSSQNEQDTRVYAKFANVPVLEPISPHEAKEMTKYAFELSEKFKHFVILRTTTRSSHARGDVVLDELPEEIKTGKRKFGEFKKDPGRFVDVPSNARRFHPQILEKIEKIRAELDNCPFNWIEGKEDAKVGIIAPGLSYAYVKEALAWLGVDNVKVLKLGTPFPVPYGLLEKFFDGLERVLIVEELEPVVEEHVKTWAFDRDIRIPIHGKDIVPRIYEMTTRRAVEAIAKFLGLETPIDFAELDEKYKKVSEMVPPRPPSLCPACPHRNTFYAIKKAATPRAIFPSDIGCYTLGVLPPLKAVDTTVAMGGSIGVAHGLSIALNGSVAEDEHKEGREKKVIVATIGDSTFFHTGLPALANAIYNRSNVVIVVVDNLVTAMTGDQPNPGTGDTPHGPGKQIKIEEVARALGADFVAVVDPYDIKATTETIKKALQVEGVSVVVSRRVCALHRIGELRKARIQWPLYQVNEEKCTGCKICINAYGCPAIYWDAEKKKAKVDPLMCWGCGGCAQVCPFDAFERVREGEL; from the coding sequence ATGGCGAAGGTTACCGACATAGTGTTGTGGGACAAGCCCGGGGAGAAGGTTATCCTCCTCGGTAACCAGGCCATAGCCAGAGGAGCACTTGAGGCCAACATAGCGGTTTTCGCGGCATATCCTGGAACTCCAAGCTCAGAGCTTACCGACACCATGGCCATGGTTGCTAAAAAGGCCGGTGTTTACATGGAGTACTCGACCAACGAGAAGGTTGCCTTTGAGACCGCTTTGAGCGCCGCCTGGGCCGGATTGAGGGCCATGACGGCAATGAAGCACGTTGGCTTGAACGTCGCTGCCGACACATTCATGAGCGCCGTTGGAATGGGCGTTGAGGGCGGCTTCGTCATAATGGTCGCCGACGACCCGAGCATGTGGTCTTCACAGAACGAGCAGGACACGCGCGTTTATGCTAAGTTCGCAAACGTCCCGGTTCTCGAGCCGATTTCGCCGCATGAAGCCAAGGAGATGACGAAGTACGCCTTCGAGCTGAGCGAAAAGTTCAAGCACTTCGTCATCCTCAGAACCACCACCAGGAGCTCCCACGCTAGGGGCGACGTAGTCCTCGATGAGCTCCCTGAGGAAATAAAGACCGGCAAGAGGAAGTTCGGTGAGTTCAAGAAGGATCCGGGCAGGTTCGTCGATGTTCCCTCCAACGCGAGGCGCTTCCACCCGCAGATACTCGAGAAGATCGAGAAGATAAGAGCAGAGCTCGACAACTGTCCCTTCAACTGGATTGAGGGCAAAGAGGATGCTAAGGTCGGTATCATCGCTCCGGGTTTGAGCTACGCCTACGTCAAGGAAGCTCTGGCATGGCTCGGCGTCGATAACGTTAAGGTACTCAAGCTCGGAACGCCCTTCCCGGTTCCCTACGGACTTCTCGAGAAGTTCTTCGACGGCCTTGAGAGGGTTCTCATCGTTGAGGAGCTCGAACCGGTGGTTGAGGAGCATGTCAAGACCTGGGCCTTCGATAGGGACATCAGGATTCCGATACACGGCAAGGACATCGTTCCGAGGATCTACGAGATGACCACGAGGAGGGCCGTCGAGGCCATAGCAAAGTTCCTCGGCCTTGAAACCCCGATAGACTTTGCCGAGCTTGACGAGAAGTATAAGAAAGTCAGCGAGATGGTTCCGCCGAGGCCGCCGAGCCTCTGTCCGGCCTGTCCTCACAGGAACACCTTCTACGCCATCAAGAAGGCCGCAACGCCCAGGGCGATATTCCCGAGCGACATCGGCTGTTACACCCTCGGTGTTCTCCCGCCGCTCAAGGCCGTCGATACAACCGTCGCGATGGGCGGTTCGATCGGAGTTGCCCACGGTCTCAGCATAGCCCTCAACGGCTCCGTCGCTGAGGATGAGCACAAGGAGGGCAGGGAGAAGAAGGTTATTGTGGCGACCATCGGAGACTCGACCTTCTTCCACACGGGACTTCCGGCTCTGGCGAACGCCATCTACAACCGCTCCAACGTCGTCATAGTTGTCGTGGACAACCTCGTCACGGCAATGACCGGCGACCAGCCGAACCCGGGAACGGGCGACACCCCGCACGGACCGGGTAAGCAGATCAAGATCGAAGAGGTCGCCAGGGCACTCGGTGCAGACTTTGTTGCGGTCGTTGACCCCTACGACATAAAGGCCACCACCGAGACCATCAAGAAGGCCCTCCAGGTTGAGGGTGTGAGCGTCGTTGTTTCGAGAAGGGTCTGCGCCCTCCACAGGATCGGCGAGCTCAGGAAGGCACGCATACAGTGGCCTCTCTACCAGGTCAACGAGGAGAAGTGTACCGGCTGTAAGATATGTATCAACGCCTACGGCTGTCCTGCGATCTACTGGGACGCTGAGAAGAAGAAGGCAAAGGTCGACCCGCTCATGTGCTGGGGCTGTGGCGGATGTGCGCAGGTCTGTCCGTTTGATGCCTTTGAGAGGGTCAGGGAGGGAGAGCTATGA